A stretch of Cyanobacterium sp. HL-69 DNA encodes these proteins:
- a CDS encoding putative phosphoribosyltransferase, which produces MIDILSSFLFKSSCALCERKSNSIICEYCHNQLITCRVANPVIQKNKKYLLFIWARYENYIKRAIFTFKYENQTKLGEVFGQLLAKEWITQNLLKKGQKITIAPIPLHQKKLKERGFNQAELVAKSFCEITSYNYLPHLLARIKNTDAMFGLNPLERQNNITQAFTIGKDYSRFNRQHSVIVLDDIYTTGATVQEAVKVLKALKIDVLGVIAIASSFKNNE; this is translated from the coding sequence ATGATAGATATTCTTTCTTCGTTTTTATTTAAATCTAGTTGTGCATTGTGTGAGCGAAAAAGTAATAGTATCATTTGTGAATATTGCCATAATCAGTTAATTACTTGTAGAGTAGCTAATCCAGTAATTCAGAAGAATAAAAAATATCTTTTGTTTATTTGGGCTAGATATGAAAACTATATAAAAAGAGCTATTTTTACTTTTAAATATGAAAATCAAACAAAATTGGGAGAAGTTTTTGGGCAGTTACTGGCGAAGGAATGGATTACTCAAAATTTGTTAAAAAAAGGTCAAAAAATCACGATCGCACCTATACCTCTGCATCAAAAAAAGTTAAAAGAAAGAGGCTTTAATCAGGCAGAATTAGTGGCTAAATCTTTCTGTGAAATAACAAGTTATAATTATCTTCCCCATTTATTAGCAAGGATAAAAAATACTGATGCTATGTTTGGCTTAAATCCTCTGGAAAGACAAAATAATATTACTCAAGCCTTTACCATTGGGAAAGATTATTCTCGGTTTAATCGTCAACACTCTGTTATAGTTTTAGACGATATTTATACTACAGGAGCAACGGTACAGGAAGCAGTTAAAGTTTTAAAGGCTCTAAAAATTGATGTTTTAGGGGTAATTGCGATCGCATCTAGTTTTAAAAATAATGAATAA
- the rnd gene encoding ribonuclease D, which produces MYLTNKDEIKSIILDLRDIDILWVDTETADYKTKTPRISLIQVLAYPDNIDGSRTYLFDVLNQEELVGYFVDHIMMNESITKVFHNAKYDLRFLGGKQTKNVFCTYELAKTIPYHILPVKSKSLKTLTEYFTDFKDIDKNEQSGDWGVRPLKKNQLYYAQMDCVYLAQVYQHLLKLDKIMKENQDNISLEDLCKRYREIEEQWLFLDSEIKFLKDNIKEKMLDNNLEENNYFKLSERKTNTIKTTIQNLIRLINEKGNSIDFSINLTKNIQKSLGNSLDDLETKVETTISYSLKDIK; this is translated from the coding sequence ATGTATTTAACAAACAAAGATGAGATTAAAAGTATAATTCTTGATTTGAGAGATATAGATATATTATGGGTTGATACAGAAACCGCTGACTATAAAACCAAAACTCCTCGAATTTCCCTTATTCAAGTGTTGGCTTATCCTGATAATATTGATGGTAGTCGTACTTATTTATTTGATGTTTTAAATCAGGAAGAATTGGTAGGTTATTTTGTTGACCATATTATGATGAATGAAAGCATCACAAAGGTTTTTCATAATGCTAAATATGATCTAAGATTTTTGGGAGGAAAACAAACTAAAAATGTTTTTTGTACTTATGAGCTCGCTAAAACAATTCCTTATCATATTTTACCTGTTAAAAGTAAGTCTTTAAAAACACTAACTGAGTATTTTACCGATTTCAAAGACATTGACAAAAATGAGCAGAGCGGAGATTGGGGAGTTCGTCCTTTAAAGAAAAATCAGTTATATTATGCTCAAATGGATTGTGTCTATTTAGCTCAAGTTTATCAACATTTATTAAAGTTAGATAAAATTATGAAAGAAAATCAAGATAATATTAGTTTGGAAGATCTTTGTAAAAGATATAGGGAAATCGAAGAACAATGGTTATTTTTAGATTCTGAAATCAAATTTTTAAAGGATAATATTAAAGAAAAAATGCTTGATAATAATCTTGAGGAAAATAATTATTTTAAGTTGTCTGAAAGAAAAACGAATACAATCAAAACTACTATACAAAATTTAATACGGCTAATTAATGAGAAAGGTAATAGTATAGATTTTAGTATTAATTTAACTAAGAATATTCAAAAAAGTTTAGGTAATAGTTTAGATGATTTGGAGACAAAAGTAGAAACAACAATTTCTTATAGTTTGAAAGATATTAAATAA
- a CDS encoding phospholipase/carboxylesterase, with protein MNLDTIIHNPPSGQEIKYVFVLLHGWGANYHDLSSLPPLLDLPHCQYIFPNAPYAHPHVPEGKAWYALENNNQGIRESVDTFYRWLLTLEDKTNIPLSKTIVGGFSQGGAMSLDVGLQLPVAGVCSLSGYLHFEPSTERNPFPPTLICHGTNDLIVPIQAARDAKTKLENVGINIQYKEYQMAHEIIPLEINVIRDFVLKQVNYK; from the coding sequence ATGAATTTAGATACCATTATCCATAATCCTCCATCTGGGCAAGAAATCAAGTATGTTTTTGTGTTACTCCATGGCTGGGGGGCAAACTATCATGATTTATCTTCCCTTCCGCCACTCTTAGACTTACCCCACTGTCAATATATCTTCCCCAATGCCCCCTATGCTCATCCCCATGTGCCAGAAGGTAAAGCATGGTATGCCCTAGAAAATAATAATCAGGGCATCAGAGAAAGTGTCGATACTTTTTATCGTTGGTTACTAACCCTCGAAGATAAGACTAATATTCCCCTCAGTAAAACCATTGTGGGCGGTTTTTCTCAAGGTGGTGCCATGAGTTTAGATGTGGGCTTACAGTTACCTGTAGCGGGGGTATGCAGTCTCAGTGGCTATCTGCATTTTGAGCCTAGCACCGAGAGAAATCCTTTTCCTCCTACTCTGATTTGCCATGGTACAAATGATCTTATTGTACCAATTCAAGCGGCGAGAGATGCCAAAACAAAGTTAGAAAATGTGGGTATAAATATACAATATAAGGAGTATCAAATGGCTCATGAAATTATACCCTTAGAGATTAATGTGATACGTGATTTTGTTTTAAAACAAGTTAATTATAAGTAA
- a CDS encoding putative membrane protein — MLFKQYFIFLLVKILLIKITIACLFFVPALDLLTKVFVNSDLSYRFLCGGLLLFCLEQCKMAIIDLRDYFVVKTNIKYHNISFYFTILCSTIALELIGFYYMYFYINIGAIITLISQLWFNSLAKIKINIFREQITIIPWGIEKRIGELIGAILGITLIILWSLNIYPLTMGFLMLTMMIAFLTIKYGLPMVMKNS; from the coding sequence ATGCTGTTTAAACAGTATTTTATCTTTTTGTTGGTGAAAATATTATTAATTAAAATTACTATTGCTTGTCTTTTTTTTGTCCCTGCTTTAGATTTATTGACCAAAGTGTTTGTTAATTCAGATTTATCTTATCGTTTCCTTTGCGGAGGACTTTTACTTTTTTGCTTGGAACAATGTAAGATGGCAATCATTGATTTAAGGGATTATTTTGTGGTAAAAACAAATATAAAATATCATAATATTTCCTTCTATTTTACCATTTTGTGTTCCACGATCGCCCTTGAATTGATAGGATTTTACTATATGTACTTCTATATAAATATTGGAGCAATCATAACTTTAATAAGTCAACTATGGTTTAATAGTTTAGCAAAAATAAAAATAAACATATTTAGAGAGCAAATAACTATCATCCCTTGGGGAATAGAAAAAAGAATAGGGGAATTAATTGGGGCTATATTAGGAATAACCTTAATCATTTTATGGTCACTAAATATTTATCCTTTAACCATGGGTTTCTTAATGCTAACCATGATGATAGCCTTTCTCACTATAAAATATGGATTACCAATGGTGATGAAAAATTCCTAA
- a CDS encoding lysophosphatidic acid acetyltransferase yields MINEQKLTNLLANSHSPTIISEVAPWLSKIVYPLGKQLLLPFFFKKVTITGQENIPTDGAVIVAPTHRSRWDAIIVPYAVGRLSSGRNPHFMVSANEMKGIQGWFIRRLGGFPVNTEHPGIESLKYSFELLCQGEMVVIFPEGGIFRTKEVQPLKRGVAKIALDTEEVKPEVATKILPVKITYDQEIPKRGASVEVNIGKPLMVKKYCSSSQSAKRNSLDLTQDLQQSLIDL; encoded by the coding sequence ATGATTAATGAGCAAAAATTAACAAATTTACTTGCTAATAGCCACTCTCCAACCATTATCTCAGAAGTAGCCCCTTGGCTTAGTAAAATAGTTTATCCCCTCGGAAAACAATTACTCCTTCCCTTTTTCTTCAAAAAAGTAACTATTACAGGGCAAGAAAATATTCCCACCGATGGGGCAGTAATCGTGGCACCCACCCACCGCTCTCGCTGGGATGCTATCATAGTACCCTATGCGGTAGGTAGATTGTCCAGTGGTAGAAATCCACATTTTATGGTATCTGCCAACGAAATGAAAGGAATACAGGGTTGGTTTATTCGTCGTCTAGGAGGATTTCCTGTTAATACAGAGCATCCAGGCATTGAAAGTTTAAAATATAGTTTTGAGTTGTTATGTCAAGGGGAAATGGTAGTTATTTTTCCTGAAGGGGGCATTTTTCGCACCAAGGAGGTACAACCCTTAAAAAGGGGAGTTGCTAAAATAGCCCTCGACACTGAGGAGGTAAAACCAGAAGTAGCTACAAAAATTTTACCAGTTAAAATCACTTATGATCAAGAGATACCCAAAAGGGGAGCAAGTGTTGAAGTTAACATTGGTAAGCCTTTAATGGTCAAAAAATATTGTTCTTCTTCTCAAAGTGCAAAACGAAATAGTCTTGATTTAACCCAAGATTTACAACAGTCGTTAATAGATTTGTGA
- a CDS encoding putative membrane protein, whose protein sequence is MKQVLFPVTGAIAGSCIPSTMGGIGIVGSFGGIGLGLGSTAGLGFITGGALYGCIHGINTKDSSATVSTCVGILSGITTHQTIGNIGIAMGGTALGVGIGAMAFSGGILGLGIYGLARMFDNGKTCPESFTQTYSRIEDKVLCLEAYNEAMTEVDPTLAQLSWEHRWAEIEVDYELNDLKKKLGSKIDYVRLNKMKILKAKRDDLMNQLKQTFSSYKKFNLLQEIDNIEKQIKENSLFK, encoded by the coding sequence ATGAAACAAGTTTTATTTCCCGTTACAGGTGCGATCGCAGGTAGTTGTATTCCTTCGACAATGGGGGGCATCGGTATAGTGGGAAGTTTTGGAGGTATAGGCTTAGGATTAGGCTCAACCGCAGGGCTAGGTTTTATCACAGGTGGGGCTTTGTATGGTTGTATTCATGGCATCAACACAAAAGATTCCTCTGCAACTGTTAGCACTTGTGTAGGGATTTTAAGCGGAATTACAACCCATCAAACCATAGGAAACATAGGTATAGCGATGGGTGGCACAGCGTTAGGAGTGGGAATTGGTGCCATGGCTTTTTCTGGCGGAATTTTAGGTTTAGGAATATATGGTTTAGCCAGAATGTTTGATAACGGTAAGACATGCCCAGAGTCTTTTACTCAAACTTATTCTAGGATAGAAGACAAAGTTTTATGTTTAGAAGCCTATAACGAAGCTATGACGGAAGTTGACCCCACCTTAGCACAATTATCATGGGAGCATCGATGGGCAGAAATAGAAGTAGATTATGAATTAAATGACCTAAAGAAAAAATTAGGTTCTAAAATTGATTATGTAAGATTAAATAAGATGAAAATATTAAAAGCAAAAAGAGATGACTTAATGAATCAGTTAAAACAAACTTTTTCAAGCTATAAAAAATTTAATCTGTTACAAGAAATCGATAACATTGAAAAACAAATTAAGGAAAATAGTCTTTTCAAATAG
- the psbQ gene encoding photosystem II protein PsbQ — MMKKIRPILSLLLVLVTTLLVSCSSPTKAKIPTVYSPEKIEQLQLYRAPIAEAREKMATLEEFIKTENWVDTRTFIHGPLGGLRQSMANASSRLLQKDQKSAQNLARELFSHFERIDAAAKERNYNAAEAQYFEALKDFDAYLDIIPSNS; from the coding sequence ATGATGAAAAAAATACGTCCCATTCTATCCCTTCTTTTGGTACTGGTTACTACTTTATTAGTCAGTTGTAGTAGCCCTACTAAAGCCAAAATTCCTACAGTTTATAGCCCAGAAAAAATTGAGCAACTACAATTATACCGAGCCCCCATCGCCGAAGCACGGGAGAAAATGGCTACCCTCGAAGAGTTTATTAAAACTGAAAATTGGGTAGATACCAGAACCTTTATTCATGGTCCTTTAGGGGGCTTACGTCAGTCTATGGCGAATGCTTCTAGTCGTTTACTTCAAAAAGATCAAAAATCTGCTCAAAACCTTGCTAGAGAGTTGTTTAGTCATTTTGAAAGAATAGATGCTGCCGCCAAGGAAAGAAACTATAATGCAGCAGAGGCTCAATATTTTGAAGCCCTCAAAGATTTTGATGCTTATCTTGATATTATTCCTAGCAATAGTTAA
- a CDS encoding putative amino acid ligase found clustered with an amidotransferase encodes MVKFPLALAVATAKIVTGTVRLLGLGAASVLPGAIARRFHPRLLAVLSKQIKKGVILVVGTNGKTTTSLLLKEILQNDGYRVIHNSTGANLINGLVTCLIDNSNLWGKIEADYAILEVDENVLPLVLRECNPSHILALNLFRDQLDRYGEVDTISYRWKEAIAPLSQATTIVINGDDPTLCYLGQNIDKKVLFFGLNERDLYLEEIPHAVDSIYCPNCGHFLDYEGVYLSHLGDYDCPKCEFTKSKLNVNSQEWGQILIGVYNKYNTLAAGLLAQSVGVEKEVINQTIINFKAAFGRAEELTINNKHIRILLSKNPVGMNETIRAVNDLKKINPHCTTMMILNDRTPDGTDVSWIWDVDTEKLVESGGNIVVSGDRVYDMSLRLKYSLDNIDSDLNLIVKENLPEAIEEALKITPENQTLYIIPTYSAMLEVRKILVGRSIL; translated from the coding sequence ATGGTTAAGTTTCCTTTGGCTTTGGCGGTAGCAACGGCAAAAATTGTCACTGGCACAGTGCGTCTGTTGGGTTTGGGGGCAGCGAGTGTTTTACCGGGGGCTATTGCTAGACGTTTCCATCCTCGTCTATTGGCGGTTTTGTCAAAGCAGATTAAGAAAGGGGTAATTTTGGTAGTTGGTACTAATGGCAAAACGACTACTTCTCTTTTGTTGAAGGAAATTTTGCAAAATGATGGTTATAGGGTAATTCACAATTCCACGGGGGCCAATTTAATCAATGGTTTGGTTACTTGTTTGATTGATAATAGTAATCTATGGGGAAAAATAGAGGCGGATTATGCCATTCTTGAGGTAGATGAAAATGTTTTACCTTTGGTGTTAAGGGAGTGCAACCCTAGCCATATTTTAGCTCTAAATTTATTCCGAGATCAATTAGATCGTTATGGGGAAGTTGATACTATTAGTTATCGGTGGAAAGAGGCGATCGCACCTTTATCCCAAGCGACTACAATTGTTATTAATGGAGATGATCCTACCCTTTGTTATTTAGGGCAAAATATTGATAAAAAAGTTCTCTTTTTCGGCTTAAATGAAAGAGATTTATACTTAGAAGAAATTCCCCATGCAGTAGATTCTATTTATTGTCCAAATTGTGGTCATTTCCTTGACTATGAAGGGGTTTACCTTTCTCATCTGGGAGACTATGACTGCCCAAAATGTGAATTTACTAAGAGTAAATTAAACGTAAATAGCCAAGAGTGGGGACAAATTTTAATCGGAGTTTACAACAAATATAATACTTTAGCCGCTGGATTACTAGCCCAATCTGTGGGAGTAGAAAAAGAAGTAATTAATCAAACTATTATTAACTTTAAAGCAGCCTTTGGTAGAGCAGAAGAATTAACCATTAATAATAAGCATATTCGCATTCTTCTATCTAAAAATCCTGTGGGCATGAATGAAACTATCAGGGCAGTAAATGACCTGAAAAAAATTAACCCCCACTGTACCACTATGATGATTTTAAACGATCGCACTCCAGATGGTACCGATGTATCATGGATATGGGATGTAGATACTGAAAAATTAGTGGAGTCTGGAGGCAATATAGTGGTTAGCGGAGACAGGGTTTATGATATGTCCCTAAGATTGAAATATAGCCTAGATAATATAGACAGTGACTTGAATTTAATTGTCAAAGAAAATCTACCTGAAGCCATAGAAGAAGCTTTAAAAATTACTCCCGAAAATCAGACACTATACATAATTCCCACCTATTCCGCCATGCTAGAAGTGAGAAAAATTTTAGTTGGTAGAAGTATTTTATAG
- a CDS encoding DNA segregation ATPase FtsK/SpoIIIE-related protein, protein MDNQKPENKPADIEIKETIISLKKTIKKLQLTLERINQSEIQKFPTIEITNTFIESSNNLINNIKLAPRFKVQDNSETIPKNVPENLPSRKKRLNFDFRLGALTKWQTFGLIALVSIIIILGICWTLINPNLEIDNSEDKTKIVAIETPPNKQNPPDIDTPDNQTKTENIINSETNIKENVVNDKPDIEKSLDNNSTQKGIVETPPAIIADDTPPQPEKIEQPIPDKEVEIIIEQKTVSALTIEQTLYDNIQEQIDQITDKYGKNLIINLKANFSENNLLITLTQNWYQMNSNEQDNFVNDVYDIGRLLYFNKINFQDSQGNLVARNAVIGDKIIITQR, encoded by the coding sequence ATGGATAATCAAAAACCAGAGAATAAACCTGCTGATATAGAGATAAAAGAGACTATTATTAGTTTAAAAAAGACTATAAAGAAACTACAATTAACCCTAGAAAGAATTAATCAATCAGAAATACAAAAGTTTCCCACCATAGAAATTACTAACACTTTTATCGAGTCTAGTAACAACTTAATTAATAATATTAAACTTGCTCCCCGTTTTAAAGTTCAAGATAATTCTGAAACTATACCAAAGAATGTTCCCGAAAACCTACCCTCTCGCAAAAAAAGACTTAATTTTGATTTTCGTTTAGGAGCGCTCACAAAGTGGCAGACCTTTGGTCTGATCGCCCTTGTTTCAATTATAATTATCTTGGGAATATGCTGGACTCTCATCAACCCCAACCTAGAAATAGATAATAGTGAAGATAAAACAAAGATTGTCGCCATCGAAACACCCCCAAATAAGCAAAATCCCCCCGACATAGACACCCCAGACAATCAAACAAAAACAGAAAATATCATCAACTCAGAAACAAATATCAAGGAAAATGTCGTTAACGATAAACCTGACATAGAAAAATCACTAGACAATAATTCCACCCAAAAAGGAATAGTAGAAACTCCCCCCGCTATTATTGCTGATGATACTCCCCCTCAACCAGAAAAAATTGAACAACCAATTCCCGATAAAGAAGTAGAAATAATTATCGAACAAAAAACCGTTAGCGCCCTTACTATCGAACAAACATTATACGATAACATTCAAGAGCAAATTGACCAAATTACTGATAAATACGGTAAAAATTTAATTATTAATCTAAAAGCGAATTTTAGTGAAAACAATCTTCTTATCACCCTTACTCAAAATTGGTATCAAATGAATAGTAATGAACAAGATAATTTCGTCAATGATGTTTATGACATTGGCAGACTGCTTTATTTTAATAAAATTAATTTCCAAGATAGCCAAGGAAATTTAGTGGCAAGAAATGCAGTTATTGGAGATAAAATAATTATCACTCAAAGATAA
- the aroK gene encoding shikimate kinase AroK encodes MDKLLRGLNIYLIGMMGSGKTTVGKFLAHKLEYRFLDTDNTIEVVAQKSINKIFEEDGEDVFRTLENRVLGEVSSYLHTVISTGGGIVLKSDNWAHLRDGMVIWLDVPVDILVDRLQHDNTRPLLKDTDLQEKLSNILEQRKSLYQQADITISVTRDQSTDDIVTEIIRVIPSKVKPEFNPNLN; translated from the coding sequence ATGGATAAATTATTACGAGGCTTAAATATCTATTTAATTGGGATGATGGGTTCAGGAAAAACTACTGTAGGAAAGTTTTTAGCTCATAAATTAGAATACCGTTTTTTAGATACTGATAATACTATTGAAGTGGTGGCTCAAAAAAGTATTAATAAAATTTTTGAGGAGGATGGAGAAGACGTTTTTCGCACTTTAGAAAATCGAGTTTTAGGGGAAGTGTCTAGTTATCTACATACTGTAATTAGTACAGGGGGAGGTATCGTTTTGAAAAGCGATAATTGGGCTCATTTACGAGATGGTATGGTTATTTGGTTGGATGTGCCTGTGGATATTTTGGTGGATAGATTACAACATGACAACACTAGACCTTTGTTAAAGGACACTGATTTACAAGAAAAATTAAGTAATATTTTAGAGCAAAGAAAAAGTCTCTATCAACAGGCAGATATAACCATTTCGGTTACTAGAGACCAATCTACGGATGATATTGTTACAGAAATTATTAGAGTTATTCCTAGTAAGGTAAAGCCTGAATTTAATCCTAATTTGAATTGA
- the folK gene encoding 2-amino-4-hydroxy-6-hydroxymethyldihydropteridine diphosphokinase FolK has product MSITTEVNHCTRKYKSAIALGSNLGKSKDTLQKAVEIIQSAPQIDLIRCSSWYQTKPIGPAQPDYINGCITINTSFNPSELLSFLLKIEQKFGRERKEKWGARTLDLDLILYDDLLIDLPNLKVPHILMRERAFVLIPLAEIASQWVDPVTNLTVQILKNNLNYSDDDIIKLSDD; this is encoded by the coding sequence GTGTCTATTACTACTGAAGTTAATCATTGTACCAGAAAGTATAAATCTGCCATTGCTTTGGGCAGTAATTTGGGAAAAAGTAAAGATACTTTACAAAAAGCGGTGGAAATTATCCAATCGGCCCCCCAAATCGATTTAATCCGATGTTCTAGTTGGTATCAAACTAAGCCCATTGGCCCTGCCCAACCCGATTACATTAATGGTTGTATTACTATTAATACTTCTTTTAATCCCTCTGAGTTATTGTCTTTTCTACTCAAAATTGAACAAAAATTTGGTAGGGAAAGAAAAGAAAAATGGGGTGCGAGAACCCTTGACTTAGATCTTATTTTATATGATGATTTACTCATTGATTTACCTAATTTAAAAGTTCCCCATATTTTGATGAGAGAAAGAGCTTTTGTCCTAATTCCTTTGGCTGAAATTGCTTCCCAATGGGTTGATCCTGTGACAAACTTAACAGTGCAAATATTAAAAAATAATCTTAATTATAGTGATGATGATATTATCAAATTATCTGATGATTAA
- the apcA gene encoding allophycocyanin alpha subunit ApcA, whose amino-acid sequence MSIVTKSIVNADAEARYLSPGELDRIKSFVSSGESRLRIAQTLTDSRERIIKEAGDRLFQKRPDIVSPGGNSYGEEMTATCLRDMDYYLRLITYGVVAGDVTPIEEIGLVGVKEMYKSLGTDIGAVAQSVREMKEVATSLMSAEDTSEAASYFDYVVGALQ is encoded by the coding sequence ATGAGTATCGTCACGAAATCCATCGTGAATGCTGACGCAGAAGCACGTTATTTAAGCCCCGGCGAACTAGACAGAATCAAGTCCTTCGTCTCTTCTGGTGAAAGCCGTCTAAGAATCGCTCAAACCTTAACTGATTCTCGTGAGCGCATCATCAAAGAAGCTGGCGATCGCCTCTTCCAAAAACGCCCTGACATCGTTTCTCCTGGTGGAAACTCCTACGGCGAAGAAATGACCGCTACTTGTTTACGTGACATGGACTACTATCTACGTCTAATCACCTATGGAGTAGTAGCTGGTGACGTTACCCCCATCGAAGAAATTGGCTTAGTTGGCGTAAAAGAAATGTACAAATCTTTAGGTACTGACATCGGCGCAGTAGCTCAAAGTGTACGTGAAATGAAAGAAGTTGCAACTTCCTTAATGTCTGCAGAAGACACCTCAGAAGCAGCTTCCTACTTCGACTATGTAGTCGGAGCATTACAATAG
- the apcB gene encoding allophycocyanin beta subunit ApcB — protein MQDAITAVINSSDVQGKYLDASALTKLKGYFQSGQLRVRAASVISANAATIVKEAVAKSLLYSDVTRPGGNMYTTRRYAACIRDLDYYLRYSTYAMLAGDASILDERVLNGLKETYNSLGVPISSTVQAIQAMKEVTASLVGADAGKEMGVYFDYICSGLS, from the coding sequence ATGCAAGACGCAATTACTGCAGTAATCAACTCCTCCGACGTACAAGGTAAATACCTTGACGCATCCGCTTTAACCAAATTAAAAGGCTACTTCCAAAGTGGTCAACTCCGTGTTCGTGCCGCTAGCGTAATCAGCGCTAACGCCGCTACCATCGTAAAAGAAGCTGTAGCTAAATCCTTACTATACTCTGACGTAACCCGTCCAGGTGGAAATATGTACACCACCCGTCGTTACGCTGCTTGTATTCGTGACTTAGACTACTATCTTCGTTACTCCACCTATGCTATGTTAGCTGGTGACGCTTCCATCTTAGATGAGCGCGTATTAAACGGTTTAAAAGAAACCTACAACTCCCTAGGAGTACCCATCAGTTCCACCGTTCAAGCTATCCAAGCTATGAAAGAAGTAACCGCTAGTTTAGTAGGTGCTGACGCTGGTAAAGAAATGGGTGTTTACTTCGACTATATCTGCTCTGGCTTAAGCTAA
- the apcC gene encoding phycobilisome core linker protein ApcC, which translates to MRMFKVTACVPSQTRIRTQRELQNTYFTKLVPYDNWFKEQQRIQKMGGSIVKVQLVTGRQGTNTGLL; encoded by the coding sequence ATGAGAATGTTTAAAGTAACGGCTTGTGTACCAAGTCAAACCAGAATCAGAACCCAAAGAGAATTACAAAACACCTACTTCACCAAATTAGTTCCCTACGATAACTGGTTCAAAGAGCAACAAAGAATTCAAAAAATGGGTGGTTCCATTGTTAAAGTACAATTAGTAACTGGCAGACAAGGTACTAACACTGGTTTACTTTAA